One segment of Engraulis encrasicolus isolate BLACKSEA-1 chromosome 7, IST_EnEncr_1.0, whole genome shotgun sequence DNA contains the following:
- the plac8l1 gene encoding PLAC8-like protein 1 has product MSEQDPDMEEVALQDADSSSNADHDVDDCCSPRRDSESPVVPPSPSAAAPSSPVVAELSPVVAAMPETMDCPILTQPGLGTTTTTVTTITQTGGDWSSGLFHVCGDTTTCLLGAFVPCCLEFSLAHQYGECLCLPLLPGSVLAMRVGIRERFKIRGSVCEDWLAVCMCYPLAVCQMIRETKRRLKTQIYQVSTALECS; this is encoded by the exons ATGTCTG AGCAAGACCCCGACATGGAGGAAGTCGCATTGCAGGATGCCGACAGCAGTAGCAACGCCGACCATGACGTAGACGACTGCTGCTCACCCCGGAGGGACTCAGAGTCACCAGTCGTGCCACCGTCTCCATCTGCTGCAGCACCATCGTCACCGGTGGTGGCAGAATTGTCACCAGTGGTAGCAGCGATGCCTGAGACAATGGACTGTCCCATCCTCACCCAGCCAGGACTGGGgacgaccaccaccaccgtcaccaccatCACGCAGACTGGAGGGGACTGGAGCTCCGGGCTCTTCCACGTGTGTGGAGACACCACCACAT gtttaTTGGGGGCGTTCGTGCCGTGCTGTCTTGAGTTCAGCCTGGCTCATCAGTATGgcgagtgtctgtgtctgccccTGCTACCAGGCTCTGTTTTGGCCATGCGGGTAGGGATACGCGAGAGGTTTAAGATACGG GGGAGTGTTTGTGAGGACTGGCTGGCCGTGTGTATGTGCTACCCGCTCGCTGTGTGCCAGATGATCCGCGAGACCAAGAGGAGGCTGAAGACTCAGATCTACCAGGTGTCCACCGCACTCGAGTGCTCCTGA